One window of the Enterobacter huaxiensis genome contains the following:
- a CDS encoding VOC family protein: MKEIDVGFTHVAFVVRDLDKSIDFYGRYAGMEVVHRREPDLPEARKVAWLSDLTRPFALVLVQVDAVTDTPLGNFGHLGVACSSIEEIDNKVAMARMEGILRKEPVQAGEPVGYYVFFADPDGNTLELSYGQKVGIEAFRHYDTVPASQ, encoded by the coding sequence ATGAAAGAGATTGATGTCGGTTTTACGCACGTTGCGTTTGTTGTTAGAGATTTGGATAAAAGTATTGATTTTTACGGCCGTTATGCTGGCATGGAAGTCGTACACAGGCGAGAGCCTGACCTTCCGGAGGCACGTAAAGTCGCGTGGTTAAGTGACCTAACTCGCCCTTTTGCGCTTGTCCTTGTCCAGGTTGATGCTGTGACTGACACCCCTTTAGGTAATTTTGGTCACTTGGGAGTAGCTTGTTCAAGCATTGAAGAAATCGACAATAAAGTAGCGATGGCCAGGATGGAGGGCATCTTGCGAAAAGAACCGGTTCAGGCAGGGGAACCGGTAGGTTATTATGTCTTCTTCGCTGATCCTGATGGTAACACACTTGAACTTTCTTATGGTCAGAAAGTCGGGATCGAGGCTTTTCGTCATTATGATACAGTGCCTGCATCTCAGTAA
- a CDS encoding DinI family protein: MKIELTIDRMKKLPVGAIPALESELLKRLSKQFDGCQITIKRASNDGLTVFGGDKKEVEHIVQETWESVDEWFY; the protein is encoded by the coding sequence ATGAAAATCGAGTTAACCATTGATCGCATGAAGAAACTTCCTGTTGGAGCTATACCTGCGCTCGAGTCAGAACTGCTCAAAAGACTTAGCAAGCAGTTTGATGGTTGCCAGATTACGATTAAGCGTGCCAGCAATGATGGGTTGACTGTTTTCGGAGGCGACAAGAAAGAGGTCGAACATATCGTGCAGGAGACCTGGGAAAGCGTGGACGAGTGGTTTTATTAA
- a CDS encoding DUF1367 family protein: protein MALELQLIKHHSGILIPATPETSDILQSKTRLGDVLVAEFKRLRNPAFHRRFFALLNLGFEYWEPTGGAISSNERKLITGYAKFLASYGGKEGALIDAAEQYLEQVAYRRVTNGISLCKSFDAYRSWVIVEAGHFDAIQLPDGTLKKHPRSISFANMDELEFQQLYKAALDVLWRWVLSRSFRSRDEAENVAAQLLGFAG, encoded by the coding sequence ATGGCGCTAGAATTACAACTTATCAAACACCACTCAGGAATACTGATCCCGGCTACGCCCGAGACCAGCGATATCCTGCAATCCAAAACCCGACTTGGCGATGTTCTTGTTGCCGAGTTCAAGCGGTTACGTAACCCTGCATTTCACCGACGCTTTTTCGCGCTTCTCAATCTCGGTTTTGAATACTGGGAACCGACCGGCGGGGCTATCTCTAGCAACGAGCGGAAGCTGATCACCGGCTACGCCAAGTTCCTGGCTTCGTATGGCGGGAAAGAGGGTGCGCTGATCGATGCAGCTGAGCAGTATCTTGAGCAGGTTGCTTACCGGCGCGTCACGAATGGCATTAGCCTGTGTAAATCCTTTGACGCGTACCGTTCTTGGGTGATTGTCGAGGCAGGGCACTTTGATGCCATTCAGCTACCTGACGGAACACTTAAAAAACATCCTCGTAGCATCTCATTCGCAAACATGGACGAACTTGAGTTCCAGCAGCTCTATAAAGCTGCGCTCGATGTCCTCTGGCGCTGGGTCCTGTCCCGTTCATTCCGCAGTCGCGATGAGGCCGAAAATGTCGCCGCGCAGCTGCTTGGCTTCGCGGGGTGA
- the rusA gene encoding crossover junction endodeoxyribonuclease RusA yields MKTYQITLPWPPSNNRYYRHNRGRTHISADGVAYRYAVASVIQSARLNIRTAAPLKIRIECHMPDRRRRDLDNLQKAAFDALTKAGFWLDDCQVVDYHVVKMPVVKGGKLELTITELETA; encoded by the coding sequence GTGAAGACATATCAAATCACTTTGCCCTGGCCGCCGAGCAATAACCGGTATTACCGGCACAACCGCGGGCGAACGCACATTAGCGCCGATGGCGTCGCGTATCGCTATGCGGTGGCCAGCGTCATTCAAAGCGCCCGGCTTAATATTCGGACAGCTGCACCACTCAAAATCCGGATTGAATGTCACATGCCCGACCGCCGGCGCCGCGATCTGGATAACCTTCAGAAAGCTGCATTTGACGCTTTAACCAAGGCGGGATTCTGGCTGGATGACTGCCAGGTTGTGGATTATCACGTTGTGAAAATGCCTGTCGTTAAAGGCGGGAAATTAGAACTTACCATTACCGAGCTGGAGACCGCATGA
- a CDS encoding antitermination protein translates to MNLENTLKYHFAKSTMISDSPRATASDSLTGTDIMAAMGMTQERAVMGYSAFLGKMGISYNDRARAIELLAEYALTKCDKVAALRKLDEEIKPPVMRQLATFAFEDYSRSAASVKQCDGCNGEGFIDAEVFSMKSHTPAKEKKFMKISLHMGVEHIRPSEYELRRQVREVARVLCPQCKGKKVVSCACKDCHGRGKAVNQALTEQQGVPVLADCKRCSGRGFERIPSTEAYAAVCQITDAISLDTWKKSVKPFYDQLITKFDIEEAWAETQLKQITK, encoded by the coding sequence ATGAATCTTGAAAACACCCTCAAATATCACTTCGCCAAATCGACAATGATCAGCGACTCTCCGCGTGCAACGGCGTCAGACTCATTAACCGGGACGGATATTATGGCTGCGATGGGCATGACGCAGGAACGGGCCGTCATGGGATACAGTGCCTTCCTCGGCAAGATGGGCATCAGTTACAACGATCGGGCGAGGGCGATTGAATTGCTGGCTGAGTACGCGTTAACCAAATGCGATAAGGTTGCCGCGCTGCGCAAGCTTGACGAGGAGATTAAGCCACCAGTAATGCGCCAGTTGGCCACCTTCGCGTTCGAGGACTATTCCCGCAGCGCCGCCAGCGTGAAGCAGTGCGATGGCTGCAATGGGGAAGGGTTTATTGACGCTGAGGTTTTCAGCATGAAGTCTCACACTCCGGCAAAAGAGAAGAAGTTCATGAAGATCTCCCTGCACATGGGCGTCGAGCATATTCGTCCTTCTGAGTATGAGTTGCGCAGACAGGTCAGGGAGGTAGCGCGCGTTCTATGCCCTCAGTGTAAGGGTAAGAAGGTAGTAAGTTGTGCCTGTAAAGATTGTCATGGCCGCGGGAAAGCTGTGAATCAGGCTCTTACAGAGCAGCAGGGCGTTCCGGTACTTGCTGATTGCAAGCGCTGCAGTGGGCGAGGGTTTGAGCGAATTCCTTCAACTGAGGCTTACGCCGCGGTGTGTCAGATAACGGATGCAATCAGCCTCGATACATGGAAGAAATCTGTTAAGCCATTTTACGATCAGCTAATCACCAAGTTTGATATCGAAGAGGCCTGGGCTGAAACGCAGCTTAAGCAGATTACAAAATAG
- a CDS encoding class II holin family protein, whose amino-acid sequence MYRMDKLTTGAAYGASAGSILNGMLNAYSPEQWNAIGVLVGIIIAVMTYLTNLYFKIREDNRRSRSRDEPDT is encoded by the coding sequence ATGTATCGCATGGACAAACTAACCACCGGTGCTGCATACGGCGCTTCAGCCGGTAGCATCCTAAACGGCATGCTGAATGCCTACAGTCCCGAGCAGTGGAACGCTATCGGCGTGCTGGTGGGTATCATCATTGCAGTGATGACGTACCTGACAAACCTCTATTTCAAGATCCGTGAAGACAACCGCCGCAGCAGGAGCCGAGATGAACCCGACACTTAG
- a CDS encoding lysozyme, whose translation MNPTLRNKLVGAIVGGTGAISIAAVMLGNADGLEGRRYYAYQDVVGVWTVCDGHTGADVRRGHRYTDKECDALLESDLRKVANAIDPLIKVNIPKPTQAALYSFTYNVGTGAFSRSTLLKKLNAGDIPGACNELQRWTYAGGKQWKGLITRREIEREVCEWGQK comes from the coding sequence ATGAACCCGACACTTAGGAATAAGCTGGTGGGCGCCATTGTTGGCGGAACCGGTGCAATCTCTATTGCTGCTGTCATGCTGGGCAATGCAGATGGTCTTGAAGGACGTCGGTATTACGCTTATCAGGATGTTGTCGGCGTCTGGACTGTATGTGACGGTCACACAGGTGCAGACGTTCGCCGCGGTCACCGATACACCGATAAGGAATGTGACGCCTTGCTGGAATCAGATCTGCGTAAGGTGGCAAATGCTATCGACCCGCTAATTAAGGTTAATATTCCTAAGCCTACCCAGGCTGCGCTTTACTCCTTCACTTACAACGTGGGAACTGGAGCGTTTAGCAGATCGACGCTGCTGAAGAAACTGAATGCCGGTGATATTCCGGGTGCATGCAACGAACTGCAGCGTTGGACGTATGCCGGTGGAAAACAGTGGAAGGGGCTGATCACCCGTCGTGAGATTGAGCGGGAAGTTTGCGAGTGGGGCCAGAAATGA
- a CDS encoding lysis protein, giving the protein MSRLTAIICAVFICLLGFMAWAVNHYRDNAIAYKDQRDKATEKLSLANATIKDMQTRQRDVAALDAKYTKELADAKSQLEDLQRCVNSGKCGLHVNARCPANGTAGASGVGDASGPRLTDSAERDYFTLRERIVTVTKQVGYLQDYIKEQCLK; this is encoded by the coding sequence ATGAGCCGTTTAACAGCCATCATCTGCGCTGTCTTTATCTGTCTGCTGGGTTTCATGGCCTGGGCGGTTAACCACTACCGCGACAACGCCATCGCTTATAAAGACCAGCGCGATAAAGCCACTGAGAAACTCAGCCTGGCGAACGCCACCATCAAAGACATGCAGACCCGTCAGCGAGATGTCGCTGCACTGGATGCCAAATACACGAAGGAATTAGCTGATGCGAAATCTCAGCTTGAAGATCTGCAGCGTTGCGTTAACTCTGGTAAGTGTGGGCTGCACGTCAACGCCAGATGTCCCGCGAACGGAACGGCCGGCGCCAGCGGCGTGGGCGATGCTTCCGGCCCCAGACTTACTGACTCCGCTGAACGGGATTATTTCACCCTCAGAGAAAGAATCGTCACAGTGACAAAGCAGGTCGGATATTTGCAGGACTATATCAAAGAGCAATGTCTGAAATAG
- a CDS encoding Ivy family c-type lysozyme inhibitor, with amino-acid sequence MKGKVILAAMALVSFSAVADEGQYLYDFASAKSTSKSYSQLISKSKLPAWVKSGGTSTPSTEVTVAGKKYIALSGCKPHSCPEQNIAVLYSPDSGDIHGVFSDFNVEKNRETLTWLNLDPIDSDAMKNALFNRLYGN; translated from the coding sequence ATGAAAGGTAAAGTGATTCTCGCTGCTATGGCTTTGGTTTCGTTCAGTGCTGTTGCTGACGAGGGGCAGTATCTTTATGACTTCGCCAGTGCAAAAAGTACCTCTAAAAGCTACTCCCAGCTTATTAGTAAAAGCAAACTTCCTGCATGGGTGAAAAGTGGTGGCACAAGCACGCCATCAACCGAAGTTACGGTTGCAGGGAAAAAGTATATTGCCCTGTCAGGGTGTAAACCTCATAGTTGTCCAGAACAGAATATTGCTGTTCTTTACTCACCTGATAGCGGTGATATCCATGGTGTGTTTTCTGATTTCAATGTAGAAAAGAATCGTGAGACATTGACTTGGTTAAACCTGGATCCGATTGATTCTGATGCGATGAAAAATGCGCTTTTCAATCGGCTGTACGGCAATTAA
- a CDS encoding terminase small subunit, which produces MAKPDWGELQKRFLSDHAATGISPKEWCEAHNLNYVTARRYIKKATAQNTKIYARKIARTAQKDKCAEELVDIRLSAKVKRFIAEYLKDNNATAAAARAGYSDPNYGRQLIANPNVAQSIAQQQKASIARTLGSADEVLAQMWQLATFDANQLSQYRRGACRYCWGFGHHYQWRDAVEFEEKRLEAVERDRREPEDSGGYGYDHNKEPNPECPRCNGDGIGQPYFPDTRKLPATSRLAYSGVKVGKNGVEISAINRERMFEAVMKRLGLADSEFAQRLQQIEIERRQLEVEKLRKELAGDGEDDEPTPVQININVVDARADDGDQPDT; this is translated from the coding sequence ATGGCTAAGCCGGACTGGGGCGAGCTGCAGAAGCGGTTCCTGTCTGATCACGCTGCTACTGGCATATCCCCTAAGGAATGGTGCGAGGCACATAACCTTAATTATGTAACTGCTCGCCGCTATATCAAGAAAGCTACTGCGCAAAATACAAAAATTTACGCGCGAAAGATAGCGCGCACTGCGCAGAAAGATAAATGCGCAGAAGAGCTGGTGGACATAAGGCTAAGCGCGAAGGTAAAGCGCTTTATTGCTGAATACCTGAAGGACAATAACGCCACGGCCGCCGCTGCGCGTGCTGGGTATAGTGACCCAAACTACGGACGTCAGCTCATAGCGAATCCTAACGTTGCGCAGTCTATTGCGCAGCAGCAAAAAGCCTCCATTGCGCGCACGCTTGGCAGTGCCGATGAGGTTCTTGCGCAGATGTGGCAACTCGCTACCTTCGATGCAAACCAGCTTTCGCAGTATCGCCGCGGAGCTTGTCGTTACTGCTGGGGCTTCGGTCATCACTACCAGTGGCGCGATGCAGTTGAGTTCGAAGAGAAAAGACTCGAGGCTGTTGAACGTGACAGACGTGAACCAGAGGATTCTGGTGGTTACGGTTACGACCACAACAAAGAGCCTAACCCAGAATGCCCGCGCTGCAACGGCGATGGCATTGGCCAGCCTTACTTCCCGGACACCCGCAAACTTCCGGCAACTTCTCGGCTCGCTTACTCCGGCGTAAAGGTCGGCAAAAATGGCGTCGAGATATCGGCAATCAACCGCGAAAGAATGTTCGAAGCGGTAATGAAACGCCTTGGCCTGGCTGATAGCGAGTTCGCGCAGCGCCTGCAGCAGATTGAAATCGAACGTCGGCAGCTGGAGGTCGAGAAACTCCGTAAAGAGCTGGCGGGTGATGGTGAGGACGATGAACCAACCCCAGTTCAAATCAATATCAACGTAGTGGACGCGAGGGCGGACGATGGGGATCAGCCCGACACTTAA
- a CDS encoding terminase large subunit domain-containing protein: MGISPTLNIPQARFLAMQHKFKAYVAGFGSGKTWVGCGGICKGMWEHPKINQGYFAPTYPQIRDIFYPTIEEVAFDWGLSVKINEGNKEVHFYEGRRYRGTTICRSMEKPGSIVGFKIGNAMVDELDVMAAAKAQQAWRKIIARMRYKVDGLRNGIDVTTTPEGFKFVYQQFVKAVREKPQLAALYGLIQASTFDNAKNLPPDYIPSLLSSYPDELIQAYLRGKFTNLNSGTIYHTFNRKLNNCSDEIQDGDPLFIGMDFNVGKMAAIVHVKRNGLPRAVRELVKVYDTPAMIKRIQEEFWRYEDGRYVKSREIYIYPDASGDSRKSQNASKTDIAQLNDAGFSVIVDDANPPVKDRINSMNAMFCNANGERRYLVNVHNCPVYTESLEQQIWAANGEPDKSADNDHPNDAGGYFIVKDYPIVKPAYSITMDTTF, encoded by the coding sequence ATGGGGATCAGCCCGACACTTAATATCCCTCAAGCGCGCTTCCTCGCGATGCAGCATAAGTTCAAAGCCTATGTTGCCGGGTTCGGTTCCGGAAAGACGTGGGTGGGTTGTGGCGGTATCTGTAAGGGGATGTGGGAGCACCCTAAAATCAACCAGGGTTATTTCGCGCCGACGTACCCGCAAATCCGTGACATCTTCTACCCGACGATTGAGGAGGTGGCCTTCGACTGGGGGCTGAGCGTCAAAATCAACGAGGGGAACAAAGAGGTTCACTTCTACGAGGGGCGACGATACCGCGGGACCACAATCTGCCGCTCTATGGAGAAGCCCGGCTCGATAGTTGGCTTCAAAATCGGAAACGCGATGGTCGATGAGCTGGACGTCATGGCGGCTGCCAAAGCGCAGCAGGCGTGGCGAAAAATCATAGCCCGTATGCGCTACAAAGTTGATGGGCTGCGTAACGGCATCGATGTAACGACAACGCCGGAAGGCTTCAAGTTCGTCTACCAGCAGTTCGTGAAGGCTGTGCGTGAAAAGCCCCAACTGGCGGCCCTGTATGGGCTGATTCAGGCCAGCACATTCGACAATGCGAAGAATCTACCGCCTGATTACATTCCATCGCTGCTGAGTTCTTACCCTGACGAACTGATTCAGGCCTATCTGCGCGGGAAGTTCACCAACCTTAACAGCGGGACTATTTACCATACCTTTAACCGCAAGCTGAATAACTGTTCTGACGAGATTCAAGACGGGGATCCGCTGTTTATCGGTATGGACTTTAACGTGGGGAAAATGGCCGCGATTGTTCACGTAAAGCGTAACGGCCTTCCGCGCGCGGTTCGTGAACTGGTGAAGGTTTACGATACTCCGGCGATGATTAAGCGCATCCAGGAAGAGTTCTGGCGATATGAGGATGGTCGTTATGTTAAGAGCCGGGAGATTTACATTTATCCGGATGCCTCTGGCGACTCCCGCAAATCGCAGAATGCCAGCAAGACCGATATTGCTCAGCTCAACGATGCCGGATTCAGCGTCATTGTTGATGATGCCAACCCGCCGGTTAAAGACCGCATCAACTCAATGAATGCTATGTTCTGTAACGCCAACGGCGAGCGCCGCTATCTGGTGAACGTCCACAACTGCCCGGTTTATACCGAAAGCCTCGAGCAGCAAATCTGGGCGGCAAATGGCGAACCGGACAAATCAGCAGATAACGATCACCCCAATGATGCTGGTGGGTACTTCATCGTGAAGGATTACCCGATTGTGAAACCGGCATACTCAATCACCATGGACACTACTTTCTGA
- a CDS encoding DUF4055 domain-containing protein, which yields MANDDITWVRPEHRAASAAWRKYRDFCKGAEAVKAAGNKYLPYLDPTDKSTRNRKRNEDYLSRAVFYAIAGNTKIGMLGMAYRKDPTFNGPEKLKYLLDNADGAGTSIYQQSQLVTENVLEVAREGIYVDYAEASDEAIILRYPAENIINWRTKRINGRDQLVLVVLRECVEEPDGYAYKDEIQYRELALEEGRFICRVWRRAGGTASGTYTVDSEYHPKPKGKDYWDEIPFTFVGAQNNDPTIDDSPLAALVEINHGHYRNSADYEDSVWFCGQVQPYMTGLDTNWRDHLEKKGVKIGSRSPLLLPKEGSFGYAQAQPNMLAKEAMDSKRDYMVQLGARLIEQNATAKTATQASGEQTSSTSVLGICVSNVSEAYTLALGWCAKYLGIKGESTSYTINQEFIAKVAESGMVTAIVNAWQSGALRDSDMIRALQKLDLIDPADSPDEVIDVLRNQAPTLTGG from the coding sequence ATGGCAAACGACGATATCACCTGGGTTCGACCAGAACACCGGGCGGCTTCTGCTGCCTGGCGGAAATACAGGGACTTCTGCAAAGGAGCTGAGGCCGTAAAGGCGGCGGGTAATAAATATCTGCCGTATCTCGACCCAACCGATAAATCCACGCGTAACCGCAAACGCAACGAAGACTATCTGAGTCGCGCGGTGTTCTATGCCATTGCGGGTAATACGAAGATCGGCATGCTTGGCATGGCATATCGAAAGGATCCCACCTTTAACGGCCCGGAGAAGCTCAAATATCTGTTAGACAATGCTGACGGGGCCGGCACCAGTATTTACCAGCAGTCGCAGCTGGTGACCGAGAACGTGCTGGAGGTTGCGCGAGAGGGCATTTACGTCGATTACGCTGAAGCCTCCGATGAGGCGATCATCCTCCGCTATCCGGCAGAGAACATCATCAACTGGCGAACAAAGCGTATTAACGGACGCGATCAGCTGGTGCTGGTGGTCCTGCGCGAATGCGTAGAAGAGCCGGATGGTTACGCTTACAAGGATGAAATCCAGTACCGCGAGCTGGCGCTGGAAGAAGGGAGGTTCATATGCCGCGTATGGCGCCGGGCAGGTGGCACAGCAAGCGGAACCTACACCGTCGACAGCGAATATCATCCTAAACCCAAAGGAAAGGACTACTGGGATGAAATTCCGTTTACCTTTGTCGGCGCCCAGAACAACGATCCCACTATCGATGACTCTCCGCTGGCTGCGCTGGTGGAAATAAACCACGGTCATTACCGTAACAGTGCTGACTATGAAGACAGCGTGTGGTTCTGTGGCCAGGTGCAGCCGTATATGACCGGGCTCGATACCAACTGGCGCGACCACCTTGAGAAGAAGGGCGTGAAAATTGGTTCCCGATCACCGCTTTTGCTTCCCAAAGAAGGCTCGTTTGGTTACGCCCAGGCGCAGCCCAACATGCTGGCTAAAGAGGCCATGGACAGTAAACGCGATTACATGGTGCAGCTGGGCGCCCGACTGATTGAGCAGAACGCCACGGCGAAGACTGCGACGCAGGCGAGCGGTGAGCAAACATCATCAACATCGGTGCTCGGTATCTGCGTTTCAAACGTTTCTGAGGCCTACACGCTGGCGCTTGGCTGGTGTGCAAAATATCTCGGCATCAAGGGTGAATCGACGAGCTACACGATCAACCAGGAATTCATTGCGAAGGTTGCCGAGTCGGGAATGGTGACGGCAATCGTCAACGCCTGGCAGTCCGGTGCGCTGCGCGATAGCGATATGATTCGAGCACTGCAGAAGCTTGATCTCATTGACCCGGCCGACAGTCCGGACGAGGTTATTGATGTGCTTCGCAATCAGGCACCAACGCTTACTGGGGGCTAA
- a CDS encoding phage minor head protein has translation MATVNESLRDESIAHSVWLSRYATGVANRMVKLLNETDADLSARLLDALDRLPPESFTVSRLQSLLGSVRDLNHQAVATMQAGLESELVALAKNEASYQMSLFDSLLPSQVLSHYPLQGINADMVYAAAMAQPFQGRLLSEWAENLESDRLARIVNAVRRGYLAGDTVETIARSVRGHANKDYRDGALQMSRANAASIAKTAVNHLAATARNSFTSANSDIVKGKQWLSTLDNKTSHDCIIRDLLRYTLDNKPVGHKVPYLQGPGKIHFCCRSTETLILKSWRELGIDIDEMDEGSRASMDGQVPGKTSYLEWLARQPAQRQDQVLGAERGRLFRAGEIDLADMFTDKGEWISLERLKQLSGTDN, from the coding sequence ATGGCAACCGTAAACGAAAGCCTGCGCGATGAGTCGATCGCACATTCCGTCTGGTTAAGCCGCTATGCAACAGGCGTGGCAAACCGGATGGTGAAGTTGCTCAACGAGACGGACGCAGACCTGTCGGCACGCCTGCTCGATGCGCTCGACAGATTGCCTCCTGAGAGCTTCACCGTTAGCCGTCTGCAGAGTTTACTGGGCAGCGTGCGCGATCTTAACCATCAGGCCGTAGCCACCATGCAGGCCGGGCTCGAGAGTGAGCTGGTGGCGCTGGCAAAGAACGAGGCCAGTTATCAGATGAGCCTGTTCGATTCCCTTCTGCCTTCACAGGTCCTGTCTCACTATCCGCTGCAGGGCATCAACGCCGATATGGTGTATGCCGCGGCGATGGCGCAGCCCTTTCAGGGTAGGCTGCTGAGTGAGTGGGCGGAGAATCTGGAATCGGACAGGCTGGCGCGTATCGTGAACGCCGTCCGCAGGGGGTATCTTGCCGGCGACACGGTAGAGACAATCGCGCGCAGTGTTCGCGGCCACGCCAACAAAGACTATCGCGACGGCGCGCTGCAGATGAGCAGGGCAAACGCTGCCAGCATCGCTAAAACAGCCGTGAATCATCTGGCTGCCACAGCACGCAACAGCTTCACCAGCGCCAACAGCGATATCGTAAAAGGCAAACAGTGGCTATCTACGCTGGACAATAAAACCAGCCACGACTGCATTATTCGTGACCTGTTGCGTTACACCCTGGATAACAAACCGGTCGGGCATAAGGTGCCTTACCTGCAGGGACCCGGGAAGATTCATTTCTGCTGTCGTTCTACTGAAACCCTGATCCTCAAGTCGTGGCGCGAACTCGGCATCGATATCGACGAGATGGACGAGGGGAGTCGGGCCAGTATGGATGGACAGGTACCGGGGAAAACATCATATCTGGAATGGCTCGCGCGCCAGCCGGCACAACGCCAGGATCAGGTTCTGGGTGCCGAGCGTGGCCGTTTGTTCCGCGCGGGTGAAATCGACTTGGCTGATATGTTCACTGACAAAGGCGAATGGATCAGCCTGGAACGTCTGAAGCAGCTCTCAGGCACAGACAACTAA
- a CDS encoding major capsid protein produces MTTANTDLIIYDDLAQTAFLERRQDNLAIFNASSNGAILLDNELIEGDFRKRAFYKVGGSIESRDVNSTDKVTGKKIGAGEAVSVKAPWKYGPYETTEEAFKRRGRSVDEFSEVIGTDVADATLEGYVKYGLKALTAAIGANADMVVTADIETDGKKTLTRGLRKYGDKFNRVVLFVMHSATYFDIVDEAIANKIYEEAGVVVYGGQPGTLGKPVLVTDTMDVDAILGLVTGAVTVTESQAPGFRSYDINDQENLAIGYRAEGVVNVDLLGYSWDTAKGDNPDLTKIGTAGNWKKHFTSNKSTAGVLIKLESAVGE; encoded by the coding sequence ATGACGACTGCTAATACCGACCTGATTATTTATGACGACCTGGCACAGACCGCTTTCCTCGAGCGCCGACAGGACAACCTGGCAATCTTCAACGCCTCTTCCAACGGGGCTATCCTGCTGGATAACGAGCTGATTGAAGGCGATTTCCGCAAGCGAGCCTTCTACAAGGTGGGCGGCTCCATTGAATCTCGCGATGTGAACTCCACCGATAAAGTGACGGGCAAGAAGATCGGCGCTGGTGAAGCCGTGTCTGTCAAAGCACCGTGGAAATATGGCCCATACGAAACCACCGAAGAGGCATTCAAACGCCGCGGCCGCTCTGTAGACGAGTTCTCCGAAGTGATCGGCACTGATGTGGCTGATGCGACACTTGAGGGCTACGTGAAGTACGGTCTGAAGGCGCTGACGGCAGCAATTGGCGCCAACGCTGACATGGTGGTAACCGCCGACATCGAGACCGACGGTAAGAAGACCCTGACGCGCGGCCTGCGTAAGTACGGCGATAAGTTCAACCGCGTGGTGCTCTTCGTTATGCACTCCGCCACCTACTTCGACATCGTGGATGAGGCGATAGCCAACAAAATCTACGAAGAGGCGGGCGTGGTGGTCTACGGCGGGCAGCCGGGTACGCTGGGTAAACCGGTACTGGTGACCGACACCATGGATGTTGATGCGATCCTAGGGCTGGTCACTGGCGCAGTGACCGTCACCGAGTCTCAGGCTCCGGGCTTCCGTTCCTATGACATTAACGACCAGGAAAACCTTGCCATCGGCTACCGCGCTGAAGGTGTGGTTAACGTCGATCTGCTTGGCTACAGCTGGGACACTGCCAAAGGCGATAACCCTGACCTGACCAAAATCGGCACTGCCGGCAACTGGAAGAAGCACTTCACCAGTAACAAATCTACGGCAGGCGTGCTGATCAAACTGGAATCCGCGGTGGGGGAGTAA
- a CDS encoding Ig-like domain-containing protein, whose amino-acid sequence MSADKTSATADSTDAVTVSLKYSLNGAGVSGKTVAWTSTGGTLSTASSQTGSAGGATVKLTSDVAGTFKVTGTVDGVAKSTEEITFTAPAGE is encoded by the coding sequence CTGTCAGCGGATAAAACCTCCGCAACTGCTGACAGCACTGATGCGGTCACTGTTTCCCTGAAATACTCCCTTAATGGCGCCGGTGTCTCCGGCAAAACCGTCGCGTGGACGTCCACAGGCGGCACGCTCAGCACGGCCAGTTCTCAAACCGGCTCTGCTGGTGGTGCAACGGTGAAACTCACATCAGACGTTGCTGGCACCTTCAAGGTAACCGGCACGGTTGACGGCGTGGCGAAATCCACAGAGGAGATCACCTTCACTGCGCCTGCCGGAGAATAA